The genomic stretch GTCCTTCAATTGTAGCTTCTCCACTAATATAACCCGTTCCATAATACAAGGTTTCTTCATCGTTATTTTCATCTGTGTTTAACACTAATAAACGATCTGTTGTTATATTTAAGCCTAATCGCCAATCGGAAAATCCTGTGTGCGTAATAGTTCCGTTGAGTTGTCCTTTGGTATAATCTTGTGTGTCCAAAATAGTCACATCCGCAAATTCAAAAGTCTGGTCATATAATTTTACAATAGAACTATTTGCCATATCCAAATCTACATTGAGATACGGAATGTACAATCCGCCAGCCAAAATACTGAGTTCCCCATTTATTGTTGGATTGTTGAGATTTCCAGTAATTTTTGCTTCTCCCGAAATAAGTCCTCTAATGTCTGTAATGATATCTTCTCCAAGCGCACTAAATGGTGAAATGTCAAATTTATCAATCGTTGTGTCAACATTGATCGTGTTAACTTCACCAGAAACATTGATGTTTCCAACAGCAACTAACGATTCAATAGTTTCATTGACCAATTTTGCATTTACATCAAAACTTTCTAACCGATCATCGCCAGAAATATCAACAGTTAGATTTCCAAGTTCTTTACCATTAACAATCAAATCCGCAATATTCAAATTCGATTTTGGCACATAACCTCCATTAATTTGTTTAACATCTAACTTTCCATTCACCTTTCCGCCTAAGCGAATACTATCAATAGATGGCGTTATTTTTTCCAATGCAACATCAATGAATTGTAGTTTTATGCTTTTGTTGTTTTCACCAAATAATTGCCCTTCTAAGTCAATTTCTTCATTTTCATGACTCATTACAATTTTTTCAATAAAAATAGAATCGAGTGTTTTATTAAAGATGAATCTGTTTTTTCTATCATTTTTTTCGTTCACAAACCATTTATATCCACGAAAAGAAACATCTGATTTTTTAATTCCGACAACGGATTTATTGGTTTCATTAATAGTATGATAGAAACTTAAATTGTAATTATCTTCAAAACCTTTTCCGCCTTTAAATTCCGTTTTAAAGAATAAAGTATCATTTAACGTCGTGTTAATCAAGCTAAACTCTTTTGCATCATACCATTTCGTAGCTATATCTGCAATTTCTATATACGTGTTAAAAATTGGGTTTTTATTATCAATTTGTATTTCTACATTATCAATCGTGTTTCCGTACGCAATAATTTGTGGCGTTTTGAATGTAAGATTAAATCTATTCTCGTCGCCAGTAATGCTTCCACGAAGCGATGTGTTTTTAGACAATTCTACATCTGGCAAAAATACATCAACAATTTTATTATAAATTTTAAAATTGAACGTTAAGTACTGATTTGGAAGCACTTCAATTGGTCTGTAATTTGTGTAAATACTTCCCACAGAGTTTTGCACTAAGTCAATAACTTCGTCAAAATGAAAACGTCCTGTCACAGTTCCGCGAATGATGTCTGGCGAATCTACTGTGAGCGTTCTAATATCTTTATCAAACTCCGAATTAATATTGAAATTTTCAAACGAGTACGTTTCATTTTGATTGGTATATGCAATTTTCTTAAAGAAAATATCGCCTGCCATATTATCAATCGTATTTCCAACCACATCAATTACGACATCTCCTTGTAAAACAGAAGTTTTATCTCTTTTGACAAAATTCAGCTTATACAAATCAAGTTTATCAATAGAAGCTTTAAAGCGGAATTCGTTAATTTCTCCTGCAAAATTAGCCAAACCTTGAAAGTTAAATTTCGCATTTGGATCGCTTGAAGATAAATTTCCGTCAAATAATTGATCTTTTAAAACTCCAGAAACACTTAAGCCTTTATAAACGTATTTGTTGTAACCAAGTTTCGTCACTTTCCCTACAACTTCCGTGTTTAGGCTTTCTTCCGTAAATCCTTTTCCATCTACAAAAACATCAAGCGAAACTTTTCCGAGTGTTTCATCTTCTAAATAACGACCAATATTAAAATCTTGCAACACTATTTCTCCAATATATGAAGCGTTGATATTATCACTTACATTTTTAAACTTTACGTCTAAAATTGAACTTCCAATTTCTGTATCAATCTTTACATCTGCGTTGATAGTGGTTTCCGTAATTTCCGTAACACCGCGCAAGTTAAATTGCCCTAATTTGTTTAAAGATGTAGGCAAATTTTTCCCTAGAATATTTGGCAACAATGATGACATTTGATAGTAATTTGAAGTAAAACGATCAAAGTCACCTTTCATATAAAAAGGTCTGCTGGAATTTAGTAAGTTTTTATAATGAATGTCACCTTTTATCAAAGTACTTGGCGATCTGAAGTGGAAATTTTTCGTAGTGAAGTCGTTCAAAACACCTGTCAACTCTGTACTGAACGCTCCTTTTTTGTTTCCAAATTCGTCGTAAAAATAATTCAATTCACTAAAATCAAGTTCAGAATCAGTGAAAGTTGCGTTGATTTTCACTTTGTCTAAAAAGTTTGCAAAGTCTTCTCGATCATAATCAAACACCACAAATCCATTTAATATGGAACCATCAGTTTTTACAATCAAATCATCAAAACGCATTTGCGTCAGCGTATATTGAAATTTAGCATACATTTCATTGACTCGCAAACCATTACTATCTAAAAATGTAAGTTTACGAACATCTCCATAAACACTTGGACCTTCAACTTTAAAATCATTTACCGTTCCTGAAAGCTCCGTAAAATCAAGCATATTTGGCGTAGCATTATTTTGATCTCTGTATCTAAACTTGCCATTACTCAAGCGCATTTTAGATGTTTTTAATAGAAAATCGGAAGGAGTATCATCGGGAGTTTCTGTATCAAACTTGGCAATAAAAACATCCAACGTTGTATCAATTGAATCCTTTTCAGTATTAATATTCAGGATTAAACCGTCAACATTAACAGCTCCAAATTCAAGTTTACTATTTATAAGATTATTGAAACTTAAAATAGAAGTTTCCAATGTATTTACATGAATCAATGTATCTTTTAGATAATCTTCAATATAAATATTTTTAAGAGAAATATCGCCATTCCACTTTAAACCAATCCGTTCAATATTGATATTTGTTTTGTAAGTATCATTGATCCAATTGGTTGCTTTTTTTCCAACGGCTGTTTGTACGGCTGGAATAGAGAATAGAATCACCAAAAAGATGAAGAGTAGCAAAATTGCCAACACGATACGCTTCAATATTTTCCAGACTCTTTTAATGACGTTTAGTATTTAAGTTACCTACTTTTAAGACTATGCAAATTCACGAAAAAAACAATACAAAACACGATGTTTAGCATATCTTTGTGACTTTATACCAAATTTTATGCCTTTTTAAGTTTATGAGCACAAAAGATGTATATATTTTAGCTATTGAATCATCTT from Kordia antarctica encodes the following:
- a CDS encoding translocation/assembly module TamB domain-containing protein, translating into MKRIVLAILLLFIFLVILFSIPAVQTAVGKKATNWINDTYKTNINIERIGLKWNGDISLKNIYIEDYLKDTLIHVNTLETSILSFNNLINSKLEFGAVNVDGLILNINTEKDSIDTTLDVFIAKFDTETPDDTPSDFLLKTSKMRLSNGKFRYRDQNNATPNMLDFTELSGTVNDFKVEGPSVYGDVRKLTFLDSNGLRVNEMYAKFQYTLTQMRFDDLIVKTDGSILNGFVVFDYDREDFANFLDKVKINATFTDSELDFSELNYFYDEFGNKKGAFSTELTGVLNDFTTKNFHFRSPSTLIKGDIHYKNLLNSSRPFYMKGDFDRFTSNYYQMSSLLPNILGKNLPTSLNKLGQFNLRGVTEITETTINADVKIDTEIGSSILDVKFKNVSDNINASYIGEIVLQDFNIGRYLEDETLGKVSLDVFVDGKGFTEESLNTEVVGKVTKLGYNKYVYKGLSVSGVLKDQLFDGNLSSSDPNAKFNFQGLANFAGEINEFRFKASIDKLDLYKLNFVKRDKTSVLQGDVVIDVVGNTIDNMAGDIFFKKIAYTNQNETYSFENFNINSEFDKDIRTLTVDSPDIIRGTVTGRFHFDEVIDLVQNSVGSIYTNYRPIEVLPNQYLTFNFKIYNKIVDVFLPDVELSKNTSLRGSITGDENRFNLTFKTPQIIAYGNTIDNVEIQIDNKNPIFNTYIEIADIATKWYDAKEFSLINTTLNDTLFFKTEFKGGKGFEDNYNLSFYHTINETNKSVVGIKKSDVSFRGYKWFVNEKNDRKNRFIFNKTLDSIFIEKIVMSHENEEIDLEGQLFGENNKSIKLQFIDVALEKITPSIDSIRLGGKVNGKLDVKQINGGYVPKSNLNIADLIVNGKELGNLTVDISGDDRLESFDVNAKLVNETIESLVAVGNINVSGEVNTINVDTTIDKFDISPFSALGEDIITDIRGLISGEAKITGNLNNPTINGELSILAGGLYIPYLNVDLDMANSSIVKLYDQTFEFADVTILDTQDYTKGQLNGTITHTGFSDWRLGLNITTDRLLVLNTDENNDEETLYYGTGYISGEATIEGPTDALTIKVSGDTEKGTSLKIPISDVASIGDASFIKFVNKKDFYNPEVQEDQVLEDFKGLELEFDIGITPDAEVEIVVDKKAGSTIKGSGFGSLLIQINTNGKFNMWGDFITQKGEYNFKYGGVINKKFIVKPEGTITWEGDPLRAQLNLEAVYNLNANPDVLLETPTYNRKVPTEVSIQITGSLDQIEPKFNINFPNAKGVAKSELDYLLDDQDKRRLQALSLLSQGRFVNQVNINQSAITGNLIETATGIINDALTGDGNGILNVGLNYSQADRYNQLNPDAADQLGFTVSSQISERITFNGKIGVPVGGVAQTAIVGDAEIEISLNEDRTLTAKIFNKQNQIQYVGEIQGFTQGIGLSYQVDFNTLKELVDKVFKGKKKMAEEKQKKDAEEEKAKAGNGVVNFTAKETPKKEKSTKEENKTDKKGKEDDSNKDKKDE